Proteins encoded together in one Piliocolobus tephrosceles isolate RC106 chromosome 15, ASM277652v3, whole genome shotgun sequence window:
- the C15H2orf68 gene encoding UPF0561 protein C2orf68 homolog isoform X2 — MEAGPRPRPGHCCKPGGRLDMNHGFVHHIRRNQIARDDYDKKVKQAAKEKVRRRHTPAPTRPRKPDLQVYLPRHRGSAHLVSSRNLHLNAPKSPLNDSPQKLGRLTSPQLSIAVAESIREPARRLSAGLPHRAVF; from the exons ATGGAGGCGGGGCCGCGTCCCCGGCCGGGACACTGCTGCAAGCCTGGCGGGCGGCTGGACATGAACCATGGCTTCGTGCACCATATCCGACGGAACCAGATCGCTCG GGACGACTATGACAAGAAGGTGAAGCAGGCGGCCAAGGAGAAGGTGAGGAGGCGGCACACGCCCGCGCCGACGCGGCCCCGCAAGCCAGACCTGCAGGTGTACCTGCCGCGACACCGAG GTTCAGCTCACCTCGTCTCTTCCCGGAACCTCCACCTCAACGCTCCCAAATCTCCGCTGAATGATTCTCCCCAAAAACTGGGACGACTCACAAGCCCCCAGTTAAGCATCGCTGTCGCAGAGAGTATCCGGGAGCCAGCAAGACGTTTATCTGCCGGTTTGCCCCACCGTGCTGTATTTTAG
- the C15H2orf68 gene encoding UPF0561 protein C2orf68 homolog isoform X1: protein MEAGPRPRPGHCCKPGGRLDMNHGFVHHIRRNQIARDDYDKKVKQAAKEKVRRRHTPAPTRPRKPDLQVYLPRHRDISAHPRNPDYEESGESSSSGGSELEPSGHQLFRLEYEADSGEVTSVIVYQGDDPGKVSEEVSAHTPLDPPMREALKLRIQEEIAKRQSRH from the exons ATGGAGGCGGGGCCGCGTCCCCGGCCGGGACACTGCTGCAAGCCTGGCGGGCGGCTGGACATGAACCATGGCTTCGTGCACCATATCCGACGGAACCAGATCGCTCG GGACGACTATGACAAGAAGGTGAAGCAGGCGGCCAAGGAGAAGGTGAGGAGGCGGCACACGCCCGCGCCGACGCGGCCCCGCAAGCCAGACCTGCAGGTGTACCTGCCGCGACACCGAG ATATCTCTGCCCACCCACGCAACCCAGACTATGAGGAGTCCGGTGAAAGCAGCAGTAGTGGAGGCTCTGAGCTGGAGCCTTCTGGCCATCAGCTCTTCCGCTTAGAATACGAGGCAGACAGTGGAGAGGTCACATCAGTTATCGTGTATCAG GGTGATGACCCAGGAAAGGTGAGTGAGGAGGTGTCGGCACACACGCCTCTGGATCCACCCATGCGAGAAGCCCTGAAGTTGCGTATCCAGGAGGAGATTGCAAAGCGCCAGAGCCGACACTGA